tattaaaaccgtgttaattgggcctgtggcccatttGAGGACGTAAAactgtccgaggaggcccatatcaggtAATAAGGGTAACCAAACGAAAAGAAGAATAGATATCACGTgaggtgagttcagtattcgtctgagaacaaaatccttctcggcaatatgaATCCGAGGACGACCTGAACGCCATATTGTTGCAAACACGCTTTAGAGCTacattaccactaaaggtgggGCATgagaccaagggtaagaaagaaaaagtaaacaaatatctttaacaacagctgcctctgcattaattgcctctcaactaactctctgaccgcattaatctGGAGGTGATGCTTGAACAATGATGAGGCAGCCTTACAACTGCTGGTTGGAGGTTCTAGAAGGTGTTGGATGTGACAGGAAGGGATCCCCCGAACCCAActtacacgtgtgtggtgaagatgacaccaagagagcagtatataacatggaagaatgaATTAAGAAAAAGGGATCGGAACTTCTAAACCAGGGATGCTTAGAGgaaaaccttatgaaataaagaacttaaCTTATTTCAAGGAGAAATTGGCTGTTATATTGGTGttaatccatctataaacgtAAAGtgtaatcgtttttcttttggagttaaTCTAATTATTTGACGTCCACGCTccacaaatttattgtttgggccttcaacgttcgaacccaatacgaatttgagatcgttacaaattgaatCCTTACATAAGAATTTTACTTTGAGcactagttttttttatttattttatttattttttatttttaatggaaagtgctagtttctatttttatttattatttttttgagtactAGTTAATATATAGAGGGACGAACACTTTCATGATTTCATCActtatttcaattattattattataaggttgagttcaagttacacctggtataactttaagtaatgttgcaccatccaataacttattattgaattcatatttcaaaatgatcagagatcaatagtcatgttatcaattaattatttaaattcaagtttttgtagtttaaaataatgcataaaagatgagtttatggatcgaatggtaaattatatctgtttggcatgaaaattggcatgcatgttgaaaacatatagaatatgtaatccaacggttggttttttaaaatatgaatttaataataagttattgggtgatgtaacattgcttaaaattacactaggtgtgacttgaacccaactcatgtttgtgtgtgtgtgtatatatatatatatatatattaataggtaaagcttagagaaaatccaattaaattataatttagagtataattttgcgtcatgtggcTAATTtaactttcttaattttggtgCACCAAGCTTCAATCTCAACACAAcacttattggattttttttttttttcaaaataaaactagttttcaaacaatttcgttaggtagcacattttcaaaactatttaaaaaactaacatctcgagtgcAACAGACTTGATTTTAGTGTGCTAAATCAAGTATAATGAAGACGATTTCAACATGAAACTCGAGTGTAATGGACTTGAGTTCTGTCATATAAAACTCGAGTCCATAGGACTCGATTCTTTTAAATTAGCCTTATAGGTCTTCATCTTCTCTAAACCacttctcctcttcttcttcctctcctcTTTGTGGGTCTCGAGTTCATTCAATGCCCAAATGCACACGCAAATAATTGTTCAATCAAAcaaggaacaaacttagattgAACCAGGAACAAggaaaaataagaggaaaaaaaaaaaaaaaaacgttagccTGGATTGAACAAGGAACAAGGAAAAgtaagagggaaaaaaaaaagctagtgAGAAGACCTACAAAATCAATGCTGCTGTGCTTAGCGAAGATACTTCCTCTCCTTCGCCAAATTACCAAGATTGATATAggtatttgttttgggttttgggttttgtgtttggttttgttcttGGATTTTTGGGGTTGGAAGTGGGTGTTTAGTTTTATTCTTGGGTATTTAGAGCTGGAAGAGGGAGAGAATGACATCCGATCCACTCTCCGTTTTCCCTTCTCATTGTCGCTGCCAACACCGTCACCGCCAATTGCTTTGAAAGTGATTGCCTAAGAGAAGATGAGAGTGTGGAATTGGGATTAGGATTGGGGTTTGGttcttgttttgttgttgttttttgagTTTGTTGTTGAGACAAGATAAGAGCTGAGTGggtttgttttttgggttattgttaaacaaaattgagttttatataataaaacttaaGTCTAATGGTCTCGAGCTTCATTGGATGTTGAAATTGTGTGCATTATACTCGATTTAGCACACTAAAATCAAGTCTATTGCATTCGAGATATTagttttgtaaataattttgaaaacgtgctaactaacgaaattgggacaaaattggcaaatgccctttttgggaaaaaaaaaacagcattaTGCCCCATTTcgcaaactaattagggaaatgcccctattttgaaactcgattttctcaaaatcaagtcaagtcctatagtggcatttttaaggaGTCTATAGTAACGTTTTacagacctatagtggcgttttaaaacTCAAGCTCCTTGAACTCGaattataggtaaaaaaaagaaaaaaaaattgcatgtaactcgagttcatggagctcgagttacaaaacgccactataggttcttaaaacgccactataggttccttaaaatgccactataaggcttcagaaattttttttttataactcgattttgagaaaatcaagtttcaaaagaggggcatttttCTAATTCGTTTAGGAAATGAGGCAaaatgctgaattttttttttgaaaggggaaTTTGCTCATTTTCTCCaacaaaattgtttaaaaataggtgttattttgaaaaaaaatcatgagaACCCTACAAAAGTGTGTCCCATTACATTGATCTGAAATGGAATTTAAGCCAACATTTTGAAACCACAAATGCTTATCTGAAGTGGAATTTAAGCCAACATTCTGAAACCACAAATACTTATCCCTGCCCATTTCCATTTGCTCACGCCATTTGGTTTTGTCTCTTATATAATGTACACTGCTAGGTTTTCCTAATATCTTGGGTAGTTACGATATCTCTCTAGCATTCTGAACTTCACTCTCTTTTTCCTTGCCTATTGTACAAGCGGAACATGGTGAAGACTTGCAGGGTTCTCTGGAAGAAGCATTactaaatcaaattaaaaggttaggttagcatttttttttttttttttttgtcgatctaatttttaaatcaaatatcTTCTTCATTCTgaaaccacattttttttttctaatttttaaattgaatatCTTTTAAATTCAGGTTTTAAATGTTGTATGCATAGCATTactctattaaaattattttttagaattttaatttttattgtgtcCATAGCATTACGTTATTAACAATTTAActcaattcaaattttttgttgtctttAGTACAGTACTATTTTTGTTGTTACTCAACTTATTGGTCATTGTAATAGTGTTTACAGTTGatgttcattttctttttatggttgacaaaaaaaaaaaaaaaaaaaaaattctttcaagaaaactatatataaattcGCGGACGCTGATTTTCTACAATGTGTTTGTTACAAggtttgtcttctttttttatgaaaaaaaaagtgtcattcaaaatttgaatgctCTTCTATATTCATCAAGATGAAGTTTTTcttgttatagatttttttaacaGTTTCTTATTAACATTATGAAGTTTGCGcaaaattaaaaccaaacaattattaatatgtttaaaatgcataaaatatatttacaatataataactcatatattcattttaactttgatttcaatttttttaaaatcccaATTGATAAATAAACAATTTCATTACGTCAATTTCTCTTTATAATAACTATTGTTAACCAAAgagttttatattataatattaaaaataataatcaatattttcattaaaaaaaataaacggATGTTTTTGGGGTATTAGTTGAAGAAATATTTATGCaaacttttatgaaaaaaaaattgatttttttatatatattatttattttccataaaagtggcCTCAAAACCTTTCTTAAATAGTCAATTTAAAAATGCGCTAAAAGTTCCCGTTAATAAGACTCTAAAACTAATAAGCACCAATTTCAATgttcacaaaaaatttaaaactttttcttattattgttcaaaatttttgtgcATAAGCTTGAGTTACGAGCTATTTTAATAtaaaggctaaaatgcaaagtttttttttttttttttgagaaataattaccaTATGTTGCTAACTCCGTAATTCGAACCTTTTTCCCCTTAGatcccaagcactttgtgcatggagaGGTGCTAATTTAGTTAAAGACCTTTGGCAAGCTAAAATGCAAAGCTGACATCATAAGTTTcacaaaaattcatttcaaaCTTTGGTTTTAACCAATTCaatcctctaaaaaaaaaaaaaaaaaaaaaaagatttcaactCAAGCCTTccactaaggctgtgtttggttcgtgtaaaagcatttccgaaaaatattccattttccggaaaggaaaatgttttcatgtgtttggttgcatttcaaaaaattttccagaaaatattttttggtgtttggaaaagaagaaggaaaagacaaactcaggaaaaaaatcatcaacgatCGCGATctgagatcgcgatctcgcgaaggcgagatcgcgatcaacgtcgCGATCTCGCGATGGGaacgcgagatcgcgatcgacgcttcgcgagatcgcgatcaatGTCGCGATGGGAACGCGAGATCGCGATTGACGCTTcacgagatcgcgccgtcgatcgcgatctcgatccggcgcgatctcgcgaaggcgagattgcgatcgacggcgcgatctcgcgaaacGTCGATCGCGATTGACGGCgagatctcgcgaagcgtcgatcgcggtCGTCGGACTGGAGCTCGCGAGATCGGCGCGGACTGGAGCTCGGAGTACGCCGGCAATTGTCGGACTGACTAGAGCTCGGTTTTCTCCTCTCACGCGCgcacgctctctctctctctctctctttttccggaaatactttgaagtgaaaatggaAGTGTAAATTGATTTCCGTGATCAAAGGCATTTTTTTTCGGTCTGAATTTTCCGGACCAACCAAACAACCTCATTtacggaaaagcatttccggaaatgattttcacccaaaacaaacacaccctaactcccataaacttataaaaaaataaaataaaaaaaataaaaaagccttCCACTAGCTTCTTCTGTTAATGATCTACTGTtaagtgcatttttttttcccttaaatttttatattaaaaaaagtcaaaaaattaatttaaattaaaaaaaaaaattaagaaatccCAGAACACACAACGAACCCAGCACACAAACAACGAAAAATTTCTTTACATTCATCACAACCAAAAATGGCATCCAAACGGTCGCAAAATTTTAATACGCAAATTCAGATCAAAGCACAGCAAACTTGAACAATAGGATCTAACGTCAACCATCAGTATCACATAAAATTTACGAATTTGCTACCCACAACAGTGATTATTTATTCAACAATGAAAcaatgtttttgggtttttcttttttgtgatcATTTGGTTTTTACAAACAAAATCAGAAATAAGAAAAGATTTGActaaaaattgaacttgaaaacCAAAATCAGATCAAACAGAGAAAGAATCCGAGGAGACCCATATTAGATTAGAGAGAAATAATCCAACAACCCAgaccagatcagagagagagctTAACCAGGTTGTTCACCAAATCCAAAAAACTTTGAAACCAACCAAAACACAGCAGCCCAGCCATGGGTTGGAACTCCAATGAAGGTTTGAAGTAGAATAGAGTTAAGAGAAAGACAACCACCGCCAAGGAACCGGACAGTGACCGGTGAGGAGCGGAGAGCGGTTGACCTTGGTGGTTGGCCATGAATGAAGCTTGAAAAGGAGCTCCTTGGGTCTGGcctagtgagagagagaggagaagaagagaactGAGTTGATAGGATTTCTTATGGATTTTTTTAACGgagaaattaacaaatttttttaaaaaatatacgaAACTAACGGAACAGCTAACGGAATCAAACGGAAGGACTTGGTTGaacatttttaaacttatagAACTGAATTTACTGAATGCCAAGttaaattttggtaaaatttataaaatttagagGCACATCACATTTAAAATCGAAAATGTAACGGTAACTTTCCAAAACatcattttgttctttcttcCCCCACGTTTGCTTTAAACACAAGTCCCAAACGGTCCAAATAAGGAAACAGAAAGCAAAAAAGATCACAACAGTTTATGTAGAGAGTATCTTATATAGAAGATTCAGAACAAGATCTCTCTTAGATATGGCTATGTCCaaagtagaaaaagaagaagaagagacagAGAGGCTTGTTATGGGCACTACAAAAGTGGTGTACTACTTAGAACCATTGATGTCAAAAGAGCTTCTCTGCAAATTCCCTGACAAGTCATTGGCTTTCGACTTTGACTACACGCAGAGCTCAATATGGTCCCCTTTGGTCCCTCGGGCTTACAGTGCCATGGACTTGGATTCtgattttgaagatttggaTTTCATGACACCTACAAATAGAAAGATCTcatttggtggtggtggtgctatGGTGTTGAGCAACAAAACCAATTTGAAGAAAGTCACTTACAACATCAAGAAGAAGCTCAACATCAATCTTAATCTCAATGTTTTGAAGATGAAGCACATGCACAAGAACAAAACCAAGGCATCTGAGTTCTCCCCAACTCCTCTAAAGCCCACTTTTACTTGTTTCCCACACACCACAAGGGTATTTCTATTCCTATTTCTTTCTAGagaatttctattattttattttctttatttctatatttttttaatctgaaaTTTTGAGATAAATCAACCTGAAATTAATAAGCCcttttgagaggaaaaaaaaaaaatttgtaggaaaactTTGTCTCTATTGAGTGCAATTTACTTTTGGTTCATCATctgattaaaaacaaaaaaaaaaacaaaaaagcatttTTCTAATTATATTTTACACTGTTTCATTACAGGCTTGGACTAAGGCGTTGAAAGCTGCCTCTAAACatttcaagaaaaagaagaagaaagatccCACGGCCCATTTCAACAATTTGAGAGATGGGAATATTTCAAGATGATTATTCAATTGGAaatttctctctgtttttctttttggtcaaTTCATTCAAATCGGTGTTGCCCTTGCAGCAAGCAGGTACACCGTACAATACTATCATGTTATTCAAAAAGtgtaaaacttttattaattctTGTAATGCATGATATTTCAAGGCCTTTTCATTCCTATTATGAAATCAATTGCTCAAGTTAATCTTTTTATGGTGGAGGATAGCGTGGCAGTTTGGCATTAATATACGTGACAATGTCATAGATGCCTTTGGCCGTGTAAATTATTGAAGGAGTTTAATTTTACTGGGTATAGAAGAAATCCTTTTCTATGCTTGAATGAAATTAAATTCAGTTCTTGTAGTTGGAGAGTTGGAGAGGagaataaaaactaaataaagagaTTGAATTAATAACGGCTAGTTGGGGTTGCGTGGGATGAAAGTATTCCTATGAGTCGGTGATCACAAAACAGAGAGTGAGAGTCTCTCCGTCTCCGTGTGTGAGTCGGAGAGtgatgtgtatatatatatatatatatcccactTAGgcaagaaaaaactaaaaaatacttTCTCTTCAAGATTTCAGTAAGCAAAAATACTCTCTCTTGAAGATTTCAGTAGTCATGGCCATGGCTATGCTTTTGGGTTTAGATGCAAGAACTCGTGTGGCTATGGGTTTAGATGCTAACCCTCGTATGGGTTTGAAGAGGACTCTCTCTTCTGCTTCTGCTTCTGCTTCTGGGTTTCCTTCAAAGCAGCAAGATGATGGCGACAAGAAGGAAGCAATCTCAACGTTGTCTTCTGCTGCCAGTAATAGTGCCGGCAACGAGAAGGAAGCGATCTCAACGTTGTCTTCTGCTGCTAGTAATATTGCCGAGAATggtgaaaagaaagagaggattGTGGTCAAGATTAATTTGGCTGCATGGCGGAAAAGGAAAGCGCAAAaggaggaagaggagaagaGGAAGTCATTGGAGTTGAAACTTGAAGCgtcaaaaagaaagatacaaCTTGGATACCAACAAGTTCAAAAGGCCAAAAGAAAGATTCAATTGGTGGATTTGAGAGACATCCCTAAGCCTGAGCCAGAGATTAATCTTTCCAAGAAATCCAAGTTCCATCACCTTCATTGATGATCTACATGTTTGATGATGATTCTTTTTGTATatgatttttgaattctttGTACTTAGTTCATGAAGTAATGAAAGAtgataattttacaattttaatttgttacgTTTGAATGTATATCACTTGTTAGTATTGAATGCAAGTCTATCCGACTCTGAGTCGGAGTGAACAAAACAGAGcgatttttatttatcattcacATAGACaacccttttcctttttatttgaaCCTATTTATTTCTCATAGgtgagaaattattattttttttcatcttttatgaGAGAGGTGGTTTCTCTAAGTCTGAGAATGGAAAGCAATTCAAGAAAAGTCTTTCTCTAAGTCTGAGAATGAAGgttttataattcaaaaaacCCAATCCCTGAAATCGGTATTTCGtaccacaacatttttttattcttattccCCATTTTACCCtcacttttacatttattactCATACGtgccacttttttttcttttttttttttaatacaaatatttatttgatttatttttacttcaatTACAATACACCAGAgcgagatagagatagagagagagagagagagagagttgcgAAAACAGAATATAGGGTTGGTGTTGGCGGGAATGGGGGATGATGGGTTTCAAAATTATTGTTAGGTGGTGATAGTGGAGTGTGCAAATTTGGTAATAGCAACGGGCAATGGTGGTTTCAGATGCCAATTTGGTACTGTATGTGGAGGAGCAATTCAATCCAAGTCCAAGGTTCccaaatatttgatttttttttttttttttttttaaatatgtaatattattGATTGTGTTTTCTGTTGTAATGGAGCATTTTTAGCTCTTCATGTTAAGCTTAGATACTTGGTTTCTTCTTTGGCTTTGTGGGATTGTTTATACCCAAACCCAATCAGTTTGTTTGGCTTGTTTACAGATGTCAAAATTATGTCCTAATGGGGGAATTTGGAACTCAGCTTTTTCTCCTTTGGTTTTCTACTTCGTTATTCTTTAGTGCTTTAACTGATTTGGTTTGTCATAACTGTGGTAGAATATAATGTGTGGGTTGGTTTAACCGATGTGTTTGTCCTTTATATCTGATAATTCTGCAGTGTTAATCACGTAGGGGTCtaaatttagtttttcaagTGGATACTGTTATATTGTAATTCTGAATTAACTTAATCAAATGGTATAACTTTCTCCAATTATAAGGCATTCATAgtattaaacaaacatattctTCCATGCTTCCCTTCTTCAAACtcttaatattttatcaatttttttgttcaataggCACTTCAATCTATAATGAATACATGAATTAAtcacattttacatttttacaaGTTTATCATATAGCTCTGAAATGTGAAAGAAGAATGGActgaaaaaaatttgcaggactctgttctttgtgagttgcaaaataaaattggggatattttatttttcagggATCATAAACTTCAAgccaaacaatttttattaactGATATTCCAATCAGTTTGATCATATATCGATGTTCATTGATATGAACAGCTGTTGAAAGATCATTAGTCTGTCAATCCTGATCTCTTAGGTAGGGTTTTGTCATCTCCAATAAAATCTTCATTTTGTAATCTATTTTGTTCCCCTTtaaaggaggaggaggaggagggatGTATTTGACAAATCTTCATTACTACCAGATTTGTCCATTTCAATGTGGAAATAGTGTCTTGCATATGCTGGCTTGGAAGGTCGTAGGGCATGGAATGATGAATCTATCTTTTGCTAGTGCGTGGTTTGGGAGCAAGTTTCATTGGATAAATGTTATTATAGTACGGTTATAGTTGTTAAGATTTTGATTATGATTTTGTGTCTTGGATTTTTCTGTTAGCAAAAAGAATGATTTAAATCAAAGGATTATAATGCTGCTcccttcaaaattttgagtcTACTAGTACACTAAAATTGTGTAGTTTAATATGAACATGTCCCGAAGGGTTATTTTATTCCAACTTCTACTAGATTTATTGAAAATACATGTGTCCTTCATCTAGAACAAGTTGTCCTGTTTTTGGCCCCAATTCTTTATGGTATTGCACACCATTCAATACCTCTATAACAGACACAGGTTCCTACATTTTATATAATACATTGAGGAGCCATAgctgaccccaaaattttgggactaagctttgttgttgtttttgttgctgTAGTTGTTGTGACATATTGATTGGTGGTTGGTACAGGATTTACCAGTTATGGATTTAGGTCCTGTAGATTGCAGTGTGTTAACTAGACAGAATACAGATCTCTCCACAGATATGTGGAGGGTCAATTAATAATCGAGGATAATTATTCTCATAAAAGAGGATGatgttgataaaaataataataacaaatttattggTAAATTGTCATGACAAGTGCTTGGCGTTAGTTGTCAATATTATTTAATGCATTTTCATTTTAGGTACTGTTttgtttatgtgattttttataatgataaaaataaaaaaataaaaaagttaaaagggTTGTGACATATTGATTAAGTGGGTGGTGCAGGATTTATCAGCTATGGATCCAGGACCTACGGATTGTAGTGTGTTAATTAGATAGGATACACATCACTCCACAGGTTTAGAGAGGCaacatattattttactttttagtagCAATAATAATCAAGGATAATAATTCTCGTACCAAAAATTCCAATATACTAGTAATTTGAACAATAATAGTGCAGTAATAAATAGTACTTGATACACAGACCCCAGATCAGGTTAATATACTAGTGTATCATATAGCAGTTTTGTTCTGAAATTGTGATATTAATATGTTGTTCCATGTATACATAGGTGGTCTGGCAGTGGCAGCCATATTCAGAAAATGTCATTGCAGGGCTGCCTAAGTATTGTTTAGCTGGCCAAGACATGGTGTCTCCTTTGATATGCTTTCACATGGTGGAGCTCCATCAACCGGATCTAGTATTATGCCAGTTTGATCTTCAGCAGGGTATACCTGTTGCTTGTGACACTCGTGTTGACTTGCATGAGATTTATTTGGAACGTATATGTCACTTGTCTGATCAGAAAGAGATACAGGAAATAGCCTGTGATGCACTCCAAGCATTGTGTGACCATCATGAATTCTTGAAACCAAGAGTAGAACCTGGTCCAGAGGCAGTAGAGTTAGTCAATGGCATCCATGTCTACATCGGCAATACCATTCGAACATGGGTCACAGTAACCTGAGTAAATGGTTGTTATAATTGTTTGTCTTAGAGTAAATGGAGTAAGCTATGCTTCATACAAAGAGTCTTATAAGTAATAAACAGTTCTGGGTCTTTACTCTTTATCTCAGATTAGTATAGCTTTGGATTTAGTGGCCAAACTCATGTGAGCTTAAAGGTTAAAGCTTTTATTTCTTGAGGCTGATATGCTTGTTTTCTGGCTCCTTTTTTGTGTTACACCATCTTGTTACAATGTCCTAAAGTAAAACTTGCTTTGAAATTGCTTCAACAAATCTGTACTGTGCTACTTGACAAAGCTTCAGGTTTTAATGGAGTATGGTAGAAGTAGACAGGTGCAATACTTGTTATCAATTTGTTATTTCATTTCTCtatttacaatttttcattttagtgcCAATCATTTGCAGATACTTGGTTTCTTCTTTGGCTTTGTGGGATTGTTTATACCCAATCAGTTTGTTTTGCTTGTTTACAGATCTTACAGATGTCAAAATTCTATCCCAATAGGGGTTTAAGTGGGTtctgtttggactttggagagACAAATGTTCCTTTTTGTCTAAATTTCAAGTCTACTGTGTTTGTATGCATGGAACTTTTCAGCTTCCGGTTTACTTTTTATGGAAACTTAAtcaattcatttattttcttttcctttgacATTGAGAATCAAATTCCCATCATAGATGACTTAATTGagtttaaaataatatcatatagatatatttttagaagtttATTTAGTAATTAATTGTTTTAGATTAACCCTTGACTTAGCTTTGTTGTAATGCATTCCAAATAGGGGCTGCCTACAAAAATTACCCCTATTATATTTATTCTTAGATATGGTTATGGTGAGATTCTCCTTCTGATGGATAGAGCTTTTTTGTGACCATCTACAATACGAAAAAATTACCCCTATTTTTTTCAAGccaaacaacttttattaactGATATTCCAATCAGTTTGATCATATGTCGAAGTCCATTGATATGGACAACTGTTGGACAATAATTAGTCTGTCAATCCTGATTTCTTAGGTAGGGCTTTGTCATCTCCAATAAAATCTTCATTTTATACCCCTTTAAAGgaggaggagggggggggggggggggggaatgtaTTTCTTTATGATTGATATTGTCCATATGAATCCTATTTCTGTTTGttaatgattttatttgtaATGATCAGCAAGATATCTAAAATGATTTTACTTTATTATAATCTACAATGGTAGCTATTTTTGTGCTTATTATTGTGTTGAAAATCTAATAATTCTGTGAATTTACTCAAATTTTTTAACTTAGCCTGTCAATATTGTGAGGATGTTAGAATgtattaatataaaatacaagACCATTAGCTCGTACATGTGCATGCATACTTCCTATGACAAAGCTGTGTTACTTGACAAAACTTCAGGTTTTAATTGAATGTGGTAGAAGTAGACAGGAGCGCAGTTCTTATCAGCTTGTTATATCATTTCTATATTGACAATTTTTAGTGCCAATCATTTGCAGATACTTGGATTCTTCTTTGGGGGGATTGTACTCAATCAGTTTAGAGATCTCACAGATGTCAAAATTCTGTCTGAATGGAGATTCTATTTTTGTGGTAAGCTTAATTACTTGTTTGCTTTAGGTGCCACTTTTGTTGCTCTTATATTGTTGGAACCAATTGTTGTTGTTAGAAATAcagaataattgtattgtatttcatgaatgaaagaatatacatcactgccgttatataggaggcatatgtgtgcagtacaagtagagtgtagtacaagtacaagtgtgctatacaagtaacctaattgggcctaaagcccataacataatacacgttaacagcccccctcaaactcaaggtggatgtgagaccaacttgaggttgtcaaccaaatcacgagtgcgtc
The DNA window shown above is from Quercus lobata isolate SW786 chromosome 7, ValleyOak3.0 Primary Assembly, whole genome shotgun sequence and carries:
- the LOC115953150 gene encoding uncharacterized protein LOC115953150: MAMSKVEKEEEETERLVMGTTKVVYYLEPLMSKELLCKFPDKSLAFDFDYTQSSIWSPLVPRAYSAMDLDSDFEDLDFMTPTNRKISFGGGGAMVLSNKTNLKKVTYNIKKKLNINLNLNVLKMKHMHKNKTKASEFSPTPLKPTFTCFPHTTRAWTKALKAASKHFKKKKKKDPTAHFNNLRDGNISR
- the LOC115953147 gene encoding uncharacterized protein LOC115953147, which encodes MYIYIYISHLGKKKLNAKILSLQDFSTQKYSLLKISVVMAMAMLLGLDARTRVAMGLDANPRMGLKRTLSSASASGFPSKQQDDGDKKEAISTLSSAASNSAGNEKEAISTLSSAASNIAENGEKKERIVVKINLAAWRKRKAQKEEEEKRKSLELKLEASKRKIQLGYQQVQKAKRKIQLVDLRDIPKPEPEINLSKKSKFHHLH